One part of the Bdellovibrio sp. KM01 genome encodes these proteins:
- a CDS encoding endonuclease/exonuclease/phosphatase family protein, with product MKWAFFAGLMLSASLSQAICIQTFNTYGPLYAPNIASRSEALSKEILTSPCDVIHFQEVWNSGQQNVIVDILQPRYNISAPNMDLKIGLMALTKGQINYTDVYTFVLNSDSFMDSLKDIMGVKKGFMNMVVQLPGVATPILATNVHTHPLSGAVRITQMLDIYQWRLRHLDYPWVMTGDFNFTAESFEWKFFKLLMGVRDVQEETVGYNGQCTFCGSQNPLSDEKGNWVLDYIFVSNITKNMNWKWQMIDSQINLRGGQRSPLSDHYGVRAQLNLEQGSIASDWKTVPERASAFKNMLETARKHLQAAENSDYDYYISLIDKINAQLDRQSGPVWDYLTQYN from the coding sequence ATGAAGTGGGCATTTTTTGCCGGGTTGATGCTGTCAGCATCCCTAAGCCAAGCTATTTGCATTCAGACTTTCAACACTTATGGTCCGCTTTACGCGCCCAACATTGCGTCTCGATCTGAAGCGCTTTCCAAGGAAATTTTAACCTCTCCTTGCGATGTAATTCACTTTCAAGAGGTGTGGAATTCCGGGCAACAAAATGTAATCGTGGACATTTTGCAACCTCGTTACAACATTAGCGCTCCCAATATGGATTTGAAAATTGGTCTCATGGCTTTGACCAAGGGCCAAATCAACTACACCGACGTTTACACATTCGTGCTGAATTCAGACAGCTTCATGGATTCTTTAAAAGATATCATGGGTGTTAAAAAAGGTTTCATGAACATGGTGGTACAATTGCCCGGAGTGGCGACGCCGATTCTTGCAACCAATGTTCACACGCATCCTTTGTCAGGGGCTGTGCGCATTACGCAGATGCTGGATATTTACCAATGGCGTTTACGTCACTTGGATTATCCCTGGGTGATGACCGGGGACTTTAATTTCACGGCAGAGTCTTTCGAGTGGAAATTTTTTAAACTCTTGATGGGTGTGCGCGATGTGCAGGAAGAAACTGTAGGTTACAACGGTCAGTGTACATTCTGCGGGTCACAAAATCCTTTGTCGGATGAAAAAGGCAACTGGGTTCTGGATTATATCTTTGTTTCCAACATCACGAAAAACATGAATTGGAAATGGCAGATGATTGATTCCCAAATCAATCTGCGCGGTGGTCAAAGATCGCCTCTTTCTGATCACTATGGCGTGCGTGCTCAGTTAAACCTTGAACAAGGTTCTATTGCATCGGATTGGAAAACAGTTCCGGAAAGAGCTTCTGCGTTTAAAAATATGCTCGAAACTGCACGCAAACATTTGCAAGCGGCCGAAAATTCTGATTATGACTACTACATCTCGCTGATAGATAAAATCAACGCGCAGCTGGATAGACAGTCCGGACCGGTTTGGGACTATTTGACTCAGTATAACTAG
- a CDS encoding S8 family serine peptidase, whose amino-acid sequence MKVFAFFAILISLAPAAQAARYIVMMKDEAPLFAARPSFEREIAGRVESSLHQIGTYIVQTEDPSDVERLKQNPDVVLVEEDQIIPYELEIPLYLQRAELNISGRAPADTPVAGVPWGVAAIKAPAAWSLSRQGEGARVLLIDSGLDKTHPSLKDNFEKGRDFTGESDGSDITDIRGHGTHVAGIIAAKQDVNGFTGVAPKAKLLMARACFEKGCSTAAMIAAINWGVTQKVDVMNISISGISSTAAQDEAIKRADQAGIAVVASSGNWGSNRVFFPAALPTVIAVGAVDPSMLRATFSQYGPELALVAPGVDVYSTFPATRGKVHSVKIETSTGFSVKYLASTFGGTREVRNSLKGELVNVGEGDSIADYDGKNVKGRFVLVRRGKGKFMNKINNAIKAGATAIIFVNNRPGLEVGRFTEKDKTLPIAIFMIGNGNSKVIEDRLARGETVMATLQAASSGFQVLSGTSMAAPHVTGVVALMKAANKKLKSAQIKKILMATATPPTADNLKNQYGKGVLDAEKAVQFSTRVGSTAKTELLQPEFSVTH is encoded by the coding sequence ATGAAGGTTTTCGCTTTTTTCGCAATCTTAATTTCATTGGCGCCAGCGGCCCAGGCGGCTCGCTATATCGTCATGATGAAGGACGAAGCTCCGCTGTTTGCGGCTCGCCCTTCGTTTGAGCGCGAAATTGCGGGGCGTGTGGAATCCAGTCTGCATCAGATTGGCACTTACATCGTTCAAACAGAAGATCCCTCGGATGTTGAACGTCTGAAACAGAATCCTGATGTGGTTTTGGTCGAAGAAGATCAAATCATTCCTTATGAATTAGAAATTCCCCTGTATCTGCAACGTGCAGAACTCAACATCAGCGGACGTGCTCCTGCAGATACTCCCGTAGCTGGTGTGCCCTGGGGAGTTGCCGCAATCAAGGCACCGGCCGCCTGGTCGCTTTCCCGTCAGGGGGAGGGCGCTCGTGTTTTGTTGATCGATAGCGGTCTTGATAAAACTCATCCTTCACTAAAAGATAACTTTGAAAAAGGTCGCGACTTTACTGGTGAAAGCGACGGCAGCGATATTACAGATATTCGCGGTCACGGAACTCACGTGGCGGGCATTATCGCTGCCAAACAAGACGTGAACGGCTTTACAGGTGTGGCACCGAAAGCAAAACTGTTAATGGCTCGTGCCTGTTTTGAAAAAGGTTGCTCAACTGCTGCCATGATTGCGGCGATTAACTGGGGTGTGACTCAAAAAGTTGACGTAATGAATATTTCTATTTCAGGAATTTCTTCCACGGCAGCTCAGGACGAAGCAATCAAACGTGCTGACCAGGCAGGTATCGCGGTTGTGGCCTCCAGTGGTAACTGGGGTTCAAATCGTGTGTTCTTTCCAGCGGCTCTGCCGACTGTGATTGCTGTGGGTGCAGTGGATCCAAGCATGCTTCGTGCGACGTTTTCCCAATATGGCCCGGAGCTCGCCCTGGTGGCACCTGGCGTGGATGTGTATTCAACATTCCCGGCAACTCGCGGGAAAGTTCACTCCGTCAAAATTGAAACATCGACCGGCTTTTCTGTAAAATATCTGGCCAGCACTTTCGGTGGCACACGTGAAGTTCGCAACTCCTTAAAAGGGGAACTGGTGAACGTGGGCGAGGGGGACTCGATAGCGGACTATGACGGGAAAAACGTCAAAGGTCGCTTTGTCCTGGTTCGTCGAGGCAAAGGCAAGTTCATGAATAAAATCAATAACGCCATCAAAGCCGGCGCCACTGCGATTATCTTTGTTAACAATCGCCCAGGCTTGGAAGTGGGCAGGTTCACGGAAAAGGATAAAACCTTGCCGATAGCGATTTTCATGATCGGAAACGGCAACTCGAAAGTGATCGAAGACCGCCTGGCTCGCGGGGAAACCGTGATGGCTACCTTGCAGGCTGCATCTTCAGGTTTCCAGGTTCTTAGTGGCACTTCCATGGCAGCCCCGCATGTGACTGGCGTTGTGGCCTTGATGAAGGCAGCCAACAAGAAGCTTAAATCCGCCCAAATTAAAAAAATATTGATGGCGACGGCCACGCCGCCAACCGCCGACAATCTAAAAAATCAGTACGGTAAAGGCGTTCTCGACGCCGAAAAGGCCGTCCAATTTTCGACGCGCGTTGGCTCGACCGCCAAAACTGAATTGCTGCAGCCCGAGTTCTCCGTAACGCATTAA
- a CDS encoding ABC transporter substrate-binding protein, translating into MLEIKKTGLLLATALCFALPAQAKKVFRVLMEDNWPPYAYVKDGQPAGLSIDLVKAAMRLEGAEVQIQQVPYLRCMALTEPEGKEVACANTAKNEELAAKYVFPNNYLFRSRGLIVANKRYVKEALKKPKKISDLEYKTVALPSGFTFGPEFDDNTRIVRYYTVNDMTALRLVESGRVKFAAIDEMVLYYYLNHHPELKEALATVIDLSNEPIYMQLSKTQPEAIELREKFERGMAALKASPEYDALLQKYLGKGIPVDKFK; encoded by the coding sequence ATGTTGGAAATCAAAAAAACCGGATTACTTTTAGCGACTGCACTTTGCTTTGCCTTGCCGGCACAAGCAAAGAAGGTTTTCCGCGTTTTGATGGAAGATAACTGGCCTCCTTATGCTTACGTTAAGGATGGTCAACCCGCAGGTCTTTCTATAGACCTGGTTAAAGCAGCAATGCGGCTGGAAGGGGCTGAGGTTCAAATTCAGCAAGTTCCTTATCTGCGTTGCATGGCCCTGACTGAGCCCGAAGGCAAAGAAGTGGCTTGCGCCAATACTGCCAAAAATGAAGAGCTGGCGGCAAAATATGTTTTCCCCAACAACTACCTTTTCCGCAGCCGCGGTCTGATCGTTGCGAATAAACGCTACGTGAAAGAAGCCCTTAAAAAACCTAAAAAGATTTCTGATCTTGAGTATAAAACCGTGGCTTTGCCAAGTGGCTTTACTTTCGGTCCCGAGTTCGATGACAACACCCGTATTGTTCGCTATTACACAGTGAATGATATGACAGCGCTTCGCCTCGTGGAGTCGGGTCGTGTGAAGTTTGCCGCGATTGATGAAATGGTTTTGTACTATTACCTGAATCATCATCCAGAACTTAAAGAGGCGTTGGCCACGGTGATTGATCTCTCTAATGAGCCGATCTACATGCAGCTTTCAAAAACGCAGCCTGAAGCCATCGAACTTCGCGAGAAGTTTGAACGTGGAATGGCTGCTCTTAAAGCCTCTCCTGAATACGATGCACTTTTGCAAAAGTACCTGGGTAAGGGAATTCCGGTCGATAAATTTAAATAA
- a CDS encoding pseudouridine synthase: MKLLYQDPHFIAVDKPSGFHVHPPEDSQYKIPRDKICLYLVRNMMKQHVYPVHRLDAATSGVLLFALSSQAAGMICKMFAERSPQKTYWAVARGFVPESGDIKVPLELDSTGNLVDAHTSFIRQATIEIPVAVGKKFPAARYSLMEVKPHSGRYHQIRRHFNRISHPLLGDAYHGDSHHNRFFRNELGIEGLCLKARSIEFTHPWTGERVFIESPTCEKWNKIHALFDASKPMSEKLKVP; encoded by the coding sequence ATGAAGCTTTTGTACCAAGACCCTCATTTTATCGCCGTCGACAAACCCTCGGGTTTTCACGTCCATCCTCCGGAGGATTCGCAGTACAAAATTCCTCGCGATAAAATCTGCCTGTACCTGGTGCGCAATATGATGAAGCAACATGTGTATCCGGTGCATCGCTTAGATGCGGCGACCAGTGGTGTTTTGCTTTTCGCTCTTTCATCCCAGGCGGCGGGCATGATCTGCAAAATGTTTGCGGAGCGTTCTCCGCAAAAAACCTATTGGGCAGTAGCTCGCGGCTTCGTCCCTGAATCTGGCGATATCAAAGTTCCATTGGAGCTCGATTCCACGGGAAATTTGGTGGATGCTCATACCTCTTTCATCCGTCAGGCGACAATCGAAATTCCGGTTGCCGTGGGAAAAAAGTTTCCCGCAGCTCGCTATTCCTTGATGGAAGTAAAACCGCACTCGGGTCGCTATCACCAAATTCGTCGTCATTTTAATCGTATTTCTCATCCCCTGTTGGGCGACGCTTATCACGGGGACTCCCATCACAATCGCTTTTTCAGAAATGAATTGGGCATCGAAGGCTTGTGTTTGAAGGCGCGAAGCATCGAGTTCACACACCCGTGGACGGGCGAGCGTGTTTTCATTGAATCACCGACGTGTGAGAAATGGAATAAGATCCACGCCTTGTTTGATGCAAGTAAACCGATGAGTGAAAAACTCAAAGTCCCTTAG
- a CDS encoding type 1 glutamine amidotransferase domain-containing protein, whose translation MKSKKVLFVATNCNRLGDTGLRTGAFLSELTHPYQEIQAAGYEIDIASPLGGEIPLDGVKMDDPINAVWMNDEDFLEKVAGSLSAEEVRPENYCAIFFAGGHGAMFDLPQNKKLQEITSEIWEHDGVVAAVCHGAAGLVNVKTSQGVYLIKDHEVAAFSNSEEEAVGMENVVPFLLQDKIQFRGATYTHASKFAAHVVKSGRLVTGQNPASAMGVGQSVVEVLEFIEDGREVPAVNWCEWHVSP comes from the coding sequence ATGAAATCGAAGAAGGTTCTATTCGTTGCAACCAACTGCAACCGCCTGGGTGATACGGGGTTAAGAACGGGAGCCTTTTTGTCGGAACTGACTCATCCTTATCAAGAAATTCAAGCCGCAGGATATGAGATCGACATTGCCAGTCCTTTGGGGGGAGAGATTCCTTTGGATGGTGTGAAGATGGATGATCCCATCAATGCCGTGTGGATGAATGATGAAGATTTTCTGGAGAAAGTTGCTGGCAGTTTATCTGCAGAGGAAGTTCGCCCTGAAAACTATTGCGCGATTTTCTTTGCCGGGGGCCACGGAGCGATGTTCGATCTTCCACAAAATAAAAAGCTGCAGGAAATCACTTCCGAAATTTGGGAACACGACGGCGTGGTCGCGGCTGTCTGCCATGGCGCTGCTGGATTGGTGAATGTCAAAACCTCCCAGGGAGTTTATTTGATCAAGGATCATGAAGTCGCTGCCTTTAGTAATTCCGAAGAAGAGGCTGTAGGAATGGAAAACGTCGTGCCGTTCTTACTTCAGGATAAAATTCAATTCCGCGGAGCCACTTACACGCATGCCTCAAAGTTTGCCGCTCACGTGGTTAAAAGTGGACGCCTGGTCACGGGTCAAAATCCTGCCTCGGCGATGGGTGTCGGTCAAAGTGTCGTTGAGGTTTTGGAATTCATTGAAGACGGTCGCGAAGTCCCAGCCGTCAACTGGTGTGAATGGCATGTGAGCCCCTAG
- a CDS encoding tail fiber domain-containing protein: MRSCTSLFLILISFVGSIASASPDSFNYQGRILRSDGNPLEYNNVSFAFEITNATGNCVFYREQKDHVNMQGTKGVFDVPIGVGTRLFPIGPTADIRDAFKNSVALDCAGGGTYTAAENETRLLKVQFHDGNGWNAITPNSEIRSVPFATFSYSSARLGNNLPTDFVLKTNVATCTLGQYLTYDGSTFSCQNDSGGSGTVSDVNVTSPLTKSGTSSIPVIGISIGTAVGTVAAGNDSRFGNATKVQGVNVSSTAPTSGQVLRYDGSSAWLAATLAISDISGLSTQLSNKVDSTMFPTTCTAGQSLSFITPANRFDCYTISITESQISGTISAAKISGNISGNAAGFTGSLSGDVSGTQSTTSVDKIKGVSVDTTAPTTGQVLKYNGTMWAPAADSSNSGTITGVTASTGLTGGGTSGTVTLAVNVGTGASQIVQLDSSAKLPAVDGSALTNISPANLSAVVPITKGGTGQSTNTAGFNALSPVTTKGDLITRDGTNNVRLAVGTDGQVLAADSAQTSGLKWVTPTNGTVTSVTASAPLSVATGTSTPVISISNGSATGQTLRWSGAAWLATKLTYTDLLNSSSVSPWPSTTCLAGQAVIWSSASDSFVCTTITITGSNFASQSANLVFAGPTSSTATPTFRSLVLADLPSGTLSGSGAAGYIPYYSASATLANSPIYTSSGNVGIGTASPAQKLTVDNGSDNGTTANLRLRSQTTRYRGDLYIQGSSGLYLNSYDDTGATPLAMNFDASKYVLNVGTFTNGVPLFQITGPDVSGNTTALYLKSGNNVATTDVTDLTAVSVDFAMFDGNTTSPTNPQGRIAVKVGKDHNTAHGESSGQMVFYTAIGDTGGDTFNTNTLSERMRINEYGDVGIGTSSPGMDSIYSGRNYLTLKGTATTAANGSGNLQLTSNASDALGVNLGNIEWLDSANNTSIRRAGYISMSTSTTTANNRGSDMSLATRPDAGTNAIERVRITAGGMVGIGTAPSYLFDLYGATNPTMRIQSASNDAIGPTIKLTEDTIENGAIVRYQSTNNTLDLTMLSGGTEVPGISIARTTGYVGMGTTSPSYRLHVVGTAGLSTGTAWTNASDARLKDIHGDYEYGLNEVLKLHTVRYSYKKDNPLQLPSDFKKTGFIAQEVQKVIPDAVTTRKDGYLELNVDPIHWAVVNAIKDLYKEITAKFASHEERLTKVEAELAVIREQNELLKKQNESLQLLLKTQSPQRAPASAH, from the coding sequence ATGAGATCATGTACGTCCTTATTTCTCATTTTGATTTCCTTTGTAGGCAGCATTGCGTCTGCCTCTCCAGATTCATTTAACTATCAGGGACGGATTCTTCGTTCAGATGGCAACCCCCTTGAATACAATAACGTGAGCTTTGCCTTTGAAATTACAAATGCCACTGGTAATTGCGTGTTCTATCGCGAGCAAAAAGATCACGTGAATATGCAAGGAACGAAAGGTGTCTTTGACGTTCCAATCGGAGTCGGCACCCGCCTTTTCCCTATCGGTCCCACCGCTGATATTCGTGATGCTTTTAAAAACTCCGTGGCTTTAGATTGCGCCGGAGGCGGCACCTATACTGCCGCTGAAAATGAAACACGCCTTTTGAAAGTTCAATTCCACGACGGCAATGGCTGGAATGCCATCACACCAAATTCAGAAATTCGCTCAGTGCCCTTTGCTACATTTTCTTATTCCTCTGCTCGATTGGGAAATAACTTACCAACAGATTTCGTTTTGAAAACGAATGTAGCCACTTGTACACTCGGTCAATATTTGACCTATGACGGTTCAACATTCTCTTGTCAAAATGACTCCGGAGGCAGCGGCACAGTCAGTGACGTTAACGTGACTTCGCCTCTGACGAAATCTGGGACAAGCTCTATTCCGGTCATCGGAATCAGCATAGGCACAGCCGTGGGAACTGTGGCTGCCGGTAACGACTCACGCTTTGGCAACGCAACGAAAGTTCAAGGTGTCAATGTCAGCTCAACAGCGCCGACATCAGGGCAAGTATTACGATACGATGGCAGCAGTGCCTGGTTGGCAGCGACTTTAGCAATCTCTGATATTTCAGGATTGAGTACTCAGCTCTCAAATAAAGTTGATTCAACGATGTTCCCAACAACTTGTACTGCCGGTCAGTCGTTGTCGTTTATAACCCCAGCAAATAGATTTGATTGTTATACGATTTCAATCACGGAGTCGCAAATTTCTGGAACAATATCTGCTGCAAAAATCAGTGGCAATATTTCTGGAAATGCGGCGGGATTTACCGGGTCCTTAAGCGGAGATGTGAGTGGCACCCAAAGCACCACCTCCGTTGATAAAATTAAAGGTGTCAGCGTCGACACGACGGCACCAACCACGGGGCAGGTCTTAAAATACAATGGGACAATGTGGGCCCCTGCTGCAGACTCCTCGAACTCAGGCACCATCACCGGCGTGACAGCAAGCACAGGCTTAACTGGTGGCGGAACATCGGGAACAGTCACTTTGGCAGTCAACGTTGGAACTGGTGCAAGCCAAATCGTTCAATTGGATTCTTCAGCAAAACTTCCTGCAGTCGATGGTTCGGCCTTAACTAATATATCACCTGCAAATTTGTCTGCTGTGGTGCCAATTACTAAAGGTGGTACAGGACAAAGTACGAACACGGCAGGCTTCAATGCCCTCAGCCCGGTAACAACCAAAGGTGATTTAATCACCCGCGATGGAACTAATAATGTTCGCTTGGCTGTGGGAACCGATGGACAAGTCTTAGCCGCGGATAGCGCTCAGACTAGTGGCTTGAAATGGGTGACTCCAACCAATGGAACTGTCACAAGCGTTACGGCTTCGGCTCCTTTAAGTGTCGCAACGGGAACTTCCACTCCAGTTATCTCTATTTCCAATGGTTCAGCAACAGGCCAAACTTTAAGATGGAGTGGTGCTGCTTGGTTGGCGACTAAACTAACATATACGGATCTTTTGAACTCATCTTCCGTCAGCCCTTGGCCATCAACAACTTGCTTGGCAGGCCAAGCCGTCATCTGGAGTTCAGCTTCGGACTCATTCGTATGTACGACAATCACGATCACAGGTTCTAACTTTGCGTCGCAATCTGCGAACTTAGTATTTGCGGGACCTACAAGTTCGACGGCGACTCCGACATTTAGATCTTTGGTTTTAGCTGATTTGCCTTCGGGAACACTCTCTGGCTCAGGCGCCGCTGGGTATATCCCTTATTACAGCGCAAGTGCGACCCTAGCGAATTCGCCGATATACACAAGCAGCGGGAACGTCGGTATCGGCACCGCTTCGCCTGCACAAAAACTCACGGTTGACAACGGCTCTGACAATGGAACAACTGCTAATTTAAGATTGCGCAGTCAGACGACCCGTTATCGCGGCGACCTTTATATACAAGGTTCAAGTGGCCTTTACCTCAATTCTTATGACGATACGGGTGCCACACCTTTAGCAATGAATTTTGATGCTTCTAAATATGTCTTGAACGTCGGTACATTTACCAATGGCGTTCCTTTATTCCAAATCACTGGCCCTGATGTCTCTGGAAATACAACGGCACTTTATTTGAAATCCGGAAACAATGTCGCAACGACAGACGTTACTGATCTCACTGCCGTGAGTGTTGACTTCGCGATGTTTGATGGCAACACGACCAGCCCCACAAATCCGCAGGGACGTATCGCAGTTAAAGTCGGAAAAGATCACAACACTGCCCATGGGGAATCCAGCGGCCAAATGGTTTTCTATACAGCGATTGGCGATACTGGGGGCGATACTTTCAACACCAACACCCTCTCCGAACGCATGCGTATCAATGAATATGGCGATGTCGGCATTGGTACGAGCTCTCCAGGTATGGATTCCATCTACTCGGGCAGAAATTATCTGACTCTGAAAGGTACGGCAACGACTGCTGCCAATGGCTCCGGAAATCTGCAATTAACTTCAAATGCGTCCGATGCCTTAGGTGTGAACCTGGGAAATATCGAATGGCTTGATAGTGCTAATAACACGAGCATCCGCCGCGCGGGGTACATTTCCATGTCGACTTCAACTACAACCGCTAACAATCGCGGATCTGATATGTCATTGGCCACTCGTCCTGACGCCGGCACGAATGCCATTGAGCGTGTCAGAATTACCGCGGGCGGCATGGTTGGTATCGGAACAGCTCCAAGTTATCTCTTTGATCTTTATGGAGCGACGAACCCGACCATGAGAATACAAAGCGCTAGTAACGATGCCATCGGCCCCACTATTAAACTAACAGAAGACACGATTGAAAACGGTGCCATCGTTCGCTATCAAAGTACGAATAACACCTTGGACTTAACAATGCTCAGTGGGGGGACTGAAGTACCAGGAATCTCCATTGCCCGCACAACAGGTTATGTTGGCATGGGTACAACGAGCCCCTCTTACAGATTGCATGTCGTCGGCACAGCGGGTTTGTCGACCGGAACAGCTTGGACCAATGCTTCCGATGCCCGCCTAAAAGACATTCACGGAGATTATGAATACGGCTTAAACGAAGTATTGAAACTTCACACTGTCCGCTATTCCTACAAAAAAGATAATCCTCTACAACTGCCCTCCGATTTCAAAAAGACCGGCTTCATTGCGCAAGAAGTTCAAAAAGTAATTCCTGATGCCGTCACGACACGCAAAGATGGATATCTAGAGTTGAATGTCGATCCGATTCACTGGGCCGTCGTCAATGCCATCAAAGACCTTTATAAAGAGATCACCGCAAAATTCGCCTCTCACGAGGAGCGTTTAACGAAAGTCGAAGCAGAGCTTGCTGTGATTCGTGAACAAAATGAACTTCTCAAAAAACAAAATGAGTCCCTGCAATTGCTTTTAAAAACACAAAGCCCCCAAAGAGCTCCCGCAAGTGCACATTGA